The proteins below are encoded in one region of Micromonospora yangpuensis:
- the grpE gene encoding nucleotide exchange factor GrpE yields the protein MTDKPRAADPETTGSVPGGSAPGRHAAAEPQVVSPDSQQNDEVEQESAATDASADVPADGLVEEAEVVVDEIEVEEAPAGPPVVDAPAQPAESTKPAAESKPAAESKPKDAAPALGAELAALRSDLDERTRDLQRVTAEYANYRKRVDRDRGVVQEQATGSVLAGLLPILDDLDRAREHGDLVGPFGAVAEQLTTVVGKLGLTPFGEQGDPFDPTRHEAVAHQTSADVTEPTCVQIMRRGYLLGERLLRPALVAVADPE from the coding sequence ATGACGGATAAGCCACGAGCCGCCGACCCGGAGACCACCGGGTCGGTGCCGGGTGGCTCCGCGCCCGGCCGGCACGCCGCCGCCGAGCCGCAGGTCGTCAGCCCGGACAGTCAGCAGAACGACGAGGTCGAGCAGGAGTCGGCGGCGACCGACGCGAGCGCCGACGTCCCGGCCGACGGCCTGGTCGAGGAGGCCGAGGTCGTCGTCGACGAGATCGAGGTCGAGGAGGCCCCGGCCGGGCCACCGGTGGTGGACGCCCCGGCCCAGCCGGCGGAGAGCACCAAGCCGGCAGCGGAGAGCAAACCGGCGGCGGAGAGCAAGCCCAAGGACGCCGCGCCGGCCCTCGGCGCGGAGCTGGCGGCCCTCCGCTCCGACCTCGACGAGCGGACCCGGGACCTGCAGCGGGTGACGGCGGAGTACGCCAACTACCGCAAGCGGGTGGACCGGGACCGGGGCGTCGTCCAGGAGCAGGCCACCGGTTCGGTGCTGGCCGGGCTGCTGCCGATCCTGGACGACCTGGACCGGGCCCGCGAGCACGGTGACCTGGTGGGTCCGTTCGGCGCGGTGGCCGAGCAGCTCACCACCGTGGTCGGCAAGCTCGGGCTCACCCCGTTCGGCGAGCAGGGTGACCCGTTCGACCCGACCCGGCACGAGGCGGTGGCGCACCAGACCTCCGCCGACGTCACCGAGCCGACCTGCGTGCAGATCATGCGTCGGGGCTATCTGCTCGGCGAGCGGCTGCTGCGGCCAGCGCTGGTCGCGGTCGCCGACCCGGAATAG
- the dnaJ gene encoding molecular chaperone DnaJ has translation MSSKDWIEKDFYAVLGVDKSASSDEIKKAYRKLARESHPDHNPGDTRAEERFKAASEAYNVLSDDNRRREYDELRALFGSGAFRRGARTGQPGGTPFDVSDLFGGGAGGGDRRFGGAGGGFSDLFTSIFSGGGAGGGPGRPAGPARGRNVEAEVALDFTDAVRGVTIPLTLRSPGVCDTCHGNGAKPGTQPRTCPVCHGAGTTTRNQGAFSFAEPCRNCQGVGTVVEEKCPECQGTGGVTKTRTLKVRFPAGVADGQRIRLSGRGEAGERGGPAGDLFVHVKVRPDELFGRTGDDLTLTVPITYAEAVLGTDLRVPTLDGVVTLRVPPGTPSGRVLRARGKGVSRREGQAGDLLVTLDVVVPAKVSDEAQAALRAFAEQTPPAGREHLDARVRRFG, from the coding sequence GTGAGTTCCAAGGACTGGATCGAGAAGGACTTCTACGCCGTGCTGGGCGTGGACAAGTCCGCCTCCTCGGACGAGATCAAGAAGGCGTACCGGAAACTGGCGCGGGAGTCGCACCCGGACCACAACCCCGGTGACACCAGGGCCGAGGAGCGGTTCAAGGCCGCGTCCGAGGCGTACAACGTGCTCTCCGACGACAACCGCCGTCGGGAGTACGACGAGCTGCGTGCCCTCTTCGGCTCCGGCGCGTTCCGGCGTGGAGCCCGTACCGGTCAGCCCGGTGGCACCCCCTTCGACGTCTCCGACCTCTTCGGTGGCGGCGCGGGCGGGGGTGACCGGCGCTTCGGCGGGGCCGGCGGCGGTTTCTCCGACCTGTTCACGTCGATCTTCTCCGGTGGTGGGGCCGGCGGTGGGCCGGGTCGCCCCGCCGGGCCGGCCCGGGGCCGCAACGTCGAGGCCGAGGTCGCCCTGGACTTCACCGATGCGGTACGCGGGGTGACCATCCCGTTGACGTTGCGCTCGCCGGGGGTCTGCGACACCTGCCACGGCAACGGCGCCAAGCCCGGCACCCAGCCACGGACCTGTCCGGTCTGCCACGGGGCCGGGACGACCACCCGCAACCAGGGTGCGTTCAGCTTCGCCGAGCCGTGCCGCAACTGTCAGGGCGTCGGCACCGTCGTCGAGGAGAAGTGCCCCGAGTGCCAGGGCACCGGCGGCGTGACGAAGACCCGTACGTTGAAGGTCCGGTTCCCCGCCGGGGTGGCCGACGGCCAGCGGATCCGGCTCAGTGGCCGGGGCGAGGCCGGTGAGCGTGGCGGCCCGGCCGGCGACCTCTTCGTACACGTGAAGGTCCGGCCGGACGAGTTGTTCGGGCGTACCGGGGACGACCTGACCCTGACCGTGCCGATCACGTACGCCGAGGCGGTCCTGGGCACGGACCTGCGGGTGCCGACCCTCGACGGGGTGGTGACGCTACGGGTGCCACCGGGTACGCCGAGCGGGCGGGTGCTGCGGGCCCGGGGCAAGGGGGTCAGCCGTCGCGAGGGCCAGGCCGGCGACCTGCTGGTCACGCTGGACGTGGTGGTACCGGCGAAGGTGTCCGACGAGGCGCAGGCCGCCCTGCGGGCGTTCGCCGAGCAGACGCCGCCGGCCGGGCGGGAACATCTCGACGCGCGGGTACGTCGCTTCGGGTAA
- a CDS encoding heat shock protein transcriptional repressor HspR: MSDEFAGSGDPAYEAKVLMISVAARMAGMHPQTLRQYDRLGLVQAGRAAGGGRRYSVRDVVLLREVQRLSQDDGVNLAGIKRIIGLEQLLEQAQQRLARMEAELDAAYRRVAELESLARFPGRDLVQTTRSSTALVVWRPRRNPDR; the protein is encoded by the coding sequence ATGTCGGACGAGTTCGCCGGTTCGGGCGACCCTGCCTACGAGGCCAAGGTCCTGATGATCTCGGTCGCGGCGCGGATGGCGGGGATGCACCCGCAGACGCTGCGCCAGTACGACCGGCTGGGGCTGGTGCAGGCCGGGCGGGCCGCCGGTGGCGGTCGGCGGTACAGCGTCCGGGACGTGGTACTGCTCCGTGAGGTGCAACGGCTCAGCCAGGACGACGGGGTCAACCTGGCCGGGATCAAGCGGATCATCGGCCTGGAACAGTTGCTGGAGCAGGCCCAGCAGCGGCTGGCCCGGATGGAGGCGGAGCTGGACGCCGCGTACCGGCGGGTGGCCGAGCTGGAGTCGCTGGCCCGCTTCCCCGGTCGTGACCTGGTCCAGACCACCCGGTCCTCGACGGCGCTGGTGGTCTGGCGGCCCCGCCGCAACCCGGACCGCTGA
- a CDS encoding cation:proton antiporter, which yields MPAETSLLVELGALLFGLGLLGRLSRRIGLSPIPLYLLAGLAFGHGGILPLTASEEFIAVGSEIGVILLLVMLGLEYSANELVGNLRSAAPAGLIDAVLNATPGVAFALLLGWGWLAAVVLGGITWVSSSGVIAKVLSDLGRVGNRETPVVLSVLVIEDLAMALYLPLLTALLAGVGLVRGGLALAVAAGTVMVVLVVAIRYGRWISAALSARDPEALLLGVLGLTLLVAGIAAKLQVSAAVGAFLVGIALSGPVAHHATELLSPLRDLFAAVFFVFFGLVTDPREMPPVLLPALTLAVVTMGTKLLTGYLAARRVGIAEPGRWRAGLALMPRGEFSIVIAGLAVAAGTVEPRLTALATAYVLITVVTGPMLARLPDLAWFKQWLRQRSAARLARPVPTPEGPPLPTPD from the coding sequence ATGCCGGCGGAGACCTCGCTCCTCGTCGAGCTGGGCGCCCTGCTGTTCGGCCTTGGCCTGCTCGGCCGGCTCAGCCGCCGGATCGGGCTCTCCCCGATCCCCCTTTACCTGCTGGCCGGCCTGGCCTTCGGCCACGGCGGCATCCTGCCGCTGACCGCCAGCGAGGAGTTCATCGCCGTCGGCTCCGAGATCGGCGTGATCCTGCTACTGGTCATGCTCGGCCTGGAGTACTCGGCCAACGAACTGGTAGGCAACCTGCGGTCGGCCGCCCCGGCCGGGCTGATCGACGCGGTGCTCAACGCGACGCCGGGGGTCGCCTTCGCCCTGCTGCTCGGTTGGGGCTGGCTGGCCGCGGTGGTGCTCGGCGGCATCACCTGGGTCTCCTCCTCCGGCGTGATCGCCAAGGTGCTCAGCGACCTGGGTCGGGTCGGCAACCGGGAGACCCCGGTGGTGCTGTCGGTGCTGGTCATCGAGGATCTCGCGATGGCGCTCTACCTCCCGCTGCTCACCGCGCTGCTGGCCGGCGTCGGCCTGGTCCGGGGCGGCCTGGCCCTCGCCGTCGCGGCGGGCACGGTGATGGTCGTCCTGGTCGTCGCCATCCGGTACGGCCGGTGGATCTCCGCGGCGCTGTCGGCCCGGGACCCGGAGGCGCTGCTGCTCGGGGTGCTCGGGCTCACCCTGCTGGTCGCCGGCATCGCGGCGAAGCTACAGGTGTCGGCGGCGGTCGGCGCGTTCCTGGTGGGCATCGCCCTGTCCGGGCCGGTGGCGCACCACGCGACCGAGTTGCTCTCCCCGCTGCGGGACCTGTTCGCCGCGGTCTTCTTCGTCTTCTTCGGGTTGGTGACCGACCCCCGGGAGATGCCGCCGGTGTTGCTGCCCGCGCTCACCCTGGCCGTGGTCACCATGGGGACCAAACTGCTCACCGGGTACCTGGCCGCCCGGCGGGTCGGCATCGCCGAGCCCGGCCGGTGGCGGGCCGGCCTGGCCCTGATGCCACGCGGGGAGTTCTCCATCGTCATCGCCGGGCTCGCGGTCGCCGCCGGGACGGTGGAACCCCGGTTGACGGCGCTCGCCACCGCGTACGTGTTGATCACGGTGGTGACCGGGCCGATGCTGGCCCGACTGCCTGACCTGGCGTGGTTCAAGCAGTGGCTGCGCCAGCGGTCGGCGGCCCGGCTGGCCAGGCCGGTCCCCACCCCCGAGGGACCGCCGCTACCCACCCCGGACTGA
- a CDS encoding cation:proton antiporter regulatory subunit — translation MRVRVEQTALPGIGMRHDLVTESGRRLGVVSHRNGRRDLVLYDPDDPDACQADIPLTDDEAEALADILGASLMLGQLAGLREQAAGLLTEQIAIPAGSAYVGRLLGDTRARTRTSASIVAVLRHGEVIVSPVPSFCFAAGDVVVVVGTRQGLDGVTAIFADSDPDG, via the coding sequence GTGCGAGTACGCGTCGAACAGACCGCGCTGCCGGGCATCGGCATGCGTCATGACCTGGTGACGGAGTCCGGTCGCCGACTCGGGGTGGTCTCCCACCGCAACGGCCGCCGTGACCTGGTCCTCTACGACCCGGACGATCCGGACGCGTGTCAGGCGGACATCCCGCTGACCGACGACGAGGCGGAGGCGTTGGCCGACATTCTCGGCGCGTCGCTGATGCTGGGCCAGCTCGCCGGGTTGCGGGAGCAGGCCGCCGGGCTGCTCACCGAGCAGATCGCCATTCCGGCCGGTTCCGCCTACGTCGGCAGGCTGCTCGGCGACACCAGGGCACGGACGCGTACCAGTGCCTCCATCGTCGCGGTGCTACGGCACGGCGAGGTCATCGTCTCGCCCGTCCCCTCGTTCTGCTTCGCGGCCGGTGACGTGGTGGTCGTGGTCGGGACCCGACAGGGCCTCGACGGGGTGACCGCCATCTTCGCCGACAGTGACCCGGACGGCTGA
- a CDS encoding NAD(P)-dependent alcohol dehydrogenase: MRAIVQDRYGPPETLTLADVDRPVPAAHEVLVRVEAAALDAYDWHVVRGDPRLARLALGRTAPRARIRGRDFAGRVEAVGSNVRQVRPGDAVFGDLGDANGAFAEYVCVPETLVAAKPANLTPQQAAALPLAGVTALLGLRAAGRVETGQHVLINGASGGVGTLAVQLAKALGARVTGVCSTRNVDLVRSLGADEVVDYTRDDFTRRPGRHDVVFDLVGNRSLTALRRVLAPTGTLVLSGGGVYRGGGLVGPVWLLTRGRLLAPFVRQRIVVLDTVPGRQHLDTLRGYAEAGRLVPVVDRSYPLSEVPQALRYLEGEHARAKVVVTV; this comes from the coding sequence ATGAGGGCGATAGTGCAGGACCGGTACGGACCACCGGAGACACTCACCCTCGCCGACGTCGACCGGCCGGTGCCGGCCGCCCACGAGGTGCTGGTGCGGGTCGAGGCCGCCGCGCTCGACGCGTACGACTGGCATGTCGTGCGGGGCGATCCACGGCTGGCCCGGTTGGCCCTGGGGCGGACGGCGCCGCGGGCACGCATCCGGGGCCGTGACTTCGCGGGTCGGGTCGAGGCCGTCGGCAGCAACGTGCGGCAGGTACGCCCCGGCGACGCGGTCTTCGGCGACCTCGGTGACGCCAACGGCGCGTTCGCCGAGTACGTCTGCGTGCCCGAGACACTGGTCGCGGCGAAGCCGGCGAACCTGACGCCGCAGCAGGCCGCCGCCCTGCCGCTGGCCGGGGTCACCGCGTTGCTGGGACTGCGTGCCGCCGGGCGGGTCGAGACCGGCCAGCACGTGCTGATCAACGGCGCCTCGGGCGGCGTCGGCACCCTGGCCGTCCAACTGGCCAAGGCCCTCGGCGCGAGGGTGACCGGCGTGTGCAGCACCCGCAACGTCGACCTGGTCCGCTCGCTCGGCGCCGACGAGGTCGTGGACTACACCCGCGACGACTTCACCCGCCGCCCGGGCCGCCACGACGTGGTGTTCGACCTGGTCGGCAACCGCTCCCTCACCGCACTGCGCCGGGTGCTGGCCCCGACCGGGACCCTGGTGCTCTCCGGCGGCGGGGTGTACCGCGGCGGCGGTCTGGTCGGACCGGTCTGGCTCCTCACCCGCGGACGACTGCTGGCACCCTTCGTACGACAGCGCATCGTCGTCCTCGACACGGTCCCCGGCCGCCAGCACCTCGACACCTTGCGCGGGTACGCCGAGGCCGGCCGGCTCGTCCCGGTCGTCGACCGCAGCTACCCGCTGTCCGAGGTGCCGCAGGCGTTGCGTTACCTCGAAGGCGAACACGCCCGGGCGAAGGTGGTCGTGACCGTCTGA
- a CDS encoding TetR/AcrR family transcriptional regulator produces MAEQTETLRRTPLSRDRILRAAVTLADGAGIESLSMRNLAQELGVVPMALYRHVANKDELLDGMIDLVVGEISPPAAGVDWKPAVRGRVLSARQVLLRHPWASLAIESRNMATPAVLAYLDSVVGTLRAGGFSADLTHHVMHAMGSRVLGFSQELFDAGRRAGRSGAVDPEPSMALPPEVAARFPHLAEIATAASHEDASVVGSGCDDQFEFEFALDLLLDGIERLQRQGWTSTRRPR; encoded by the coding sequence ATGGCTGAGCAGACCGAGACGCTGCGCCGGACGCCGCTGAGCAGGGATCGGATCCTGCGCGCCGCCGTCACCCTCGCCGACGGGGCCGGCATCGAGTCGCTCAGCATGCGCAACCTCGCGCAGGAACTGGGCGTCGTGCCGATGGCGCTCTACCGGCACGTGGCCAACAAGGACGAACTGCTCGACGGCATGATCGACCTGGTCGTCGGCGAGATCAGCCCCCCGGCCGCCGGCGTCGACTGGAAGCCGGCAGTGCGCGGACGCGTCCTCTCCGCCCGCCAGGTGCTGCTCCGCCACCCCTGGGCGTCGCTCGCGATCGAGTCGCGGAACATGGCGACGCCGGCCGTCCTCGCCTACCTCGACTCGGTGGTGGGAACCTTGCGGGCCGGCGGCTTCTCCGCCGACCTCACCCACCACGTGATGCACGCGATGGGCAGCCGGGTGCTGGGCTTCAGCCAGGAACTCTTCGACGCCGGCCGGCGCGCGGGCCGCTCCGGTGCGGTCGACCCCGAGCCGTCGATGGCCCTGCCGCCGGAGGTGGCGGCCCGGTTCCCGCACCTCGCGGAGATCGCCACGGCCGCGTCACACGAGGACGCCTCGGTGGTCGGGTCGGGCTGCGACGACCAGTTCGAGTTCGAGTTCGCGCTGGACCTGCTGCTGGACGGCATCGAGCGGCTGCAGCGGCAAGGCTGGACCTCGACCCGCCGACCCCGCTGA
- the clpB gene encoding ATP-dependent chaperone ClpB — MNTERLTTKSRESITGAVALAKRGGHATVEPWHLLLALLDTDGSTAAGLLRAVGADPVELRRAAQRAVDALPAARGSSLAEPTLAREFVNAIGAAEQIARPLGDEYTSTEHLLAGLAQVGGGVSTTLKNAGATEESLVAAFPSVRGGDRRVTSADPEQTYQALTKYGVDLTASARDGKIDPVIGRDSEIRRVIQVLSRRTKNNPVLIGEPGVGKTAIVEGLAQRIVAGDVPESLRDKKLVSLDLGAMVAGAQYRGQFEERLKSVLEEIKGSDGQVITFLDELHTVVGAGKGEGSMDAGNMLKPMLARGELRMVGATTLDEYREHIEKDPALERRFQPVLVGEPTIEDTIGILRGLKERYEVHHGVRITDAALVAAASLSDRYITDRFLPDKAIDLVDESASRLRMEIDSRPVEVDEIERAVRRLEIEEMALAKEPDEASAQRLERLRKELADKREQLTALSARWQTEKGHITRLSTAKEELERLGGEAERAERDGELERAAELRYGRIPALKADLATAEEELARLQADGAMLKEEVGADDIAAVVASWTGIPAGRLLEGETAKLLRMEESLTERVIGQAEAVTAVSDAVRRARAGIADPDRPTGSFLFLGPTGVGKTELAKALAGFLFDDERAMVRIDMSEYGEKHSVARLVGAPPGYVGYEQGGQLTEAVRRRPYSVILLDEVEKAHPDVFDLLLQVLDDGRLTDGQGRTVDFRNTILILTANLGSSVISDLTLADEQRREGVLAVVRAHFKPEFLNRLDDIVVFAALRGDDLRAIVDIQLGLLGRRLADRRLTLEVTDPARVWLAEHGYDPIYGARPLRRLVQSAIGDQLAKALLAGRIRDGDTVQVDLADSKDALTVTAA, encoded by the coding sequence ATGAACACGGAACGTCTCACCACCAAGAGCCGCGAATCCATCACCGGTGCCGTCGCCCTGGCCAAGCGGGGCGGCCACGCGACCGTGGAGCCCTGGCACCTGCTGCTGGCCCTGCTGGACACCGACGGGTCCACCGCCGCCGGCCTGCTGCGCGCCGTCGGGGCAGACCCGGTCGAGCTGCGCCGGGCCGCCCAGCGGGCGGTGGACGCCCTGCCAGCGGCCCGGGGCTCCAGTCTCGCCGAGCCCACCCTGGCCCGCGAGTTCGTCAACGCCATCGGGGCCGCCGAGCAGATCGCCCGGCCGCTCGGTGACGAGTACACCTCGACCGAGCACCTGCTCGCCGGGCTCGCCCAGGTCGGTGGCGGGGTCTCCACCACGCTGAAGAACGCGGGGGCCACCGAGGAGAGCCTGGTCGCCGCCTTCCCGTCCGTGCGGGGCGGGGACCGGCGGGTGACCAGCGCCGACCCGGAGCAGACCTACCAGGCCCTGACCAAGTACGGCGTCGACCTGACCGCCAGCGCCCGGGACGGCAAGATCGACCCGGTGATCGGCCGGGACTCCGAGATCCGCCGGGTGATCCAGGTGCTGTCCCGGCGTACCAAGAACAACCCGGTGCTGATCGGCGAGCCCGGGGTCGGTAAGACCGCGATCGTCGAGGGCCTGGCCCAGCGGATCGTCGCCGGTGACGTGCCCGAGTCGCTGCGGGACAAGAAGCTGGTCTCGCTGGACCTCGGGGCGATGGTGGCCGGCGCGCAGTACCGGGGGCAGTTCGAGGAGCGGCTCAAGTCGGTGCTGGAGGAGATCAAGGGCTCCGACGGCCAGGTGATCACCTTCCTCGACGAGCTGCACACCGTGGTCGGCGCGGGCAAGGGCGAGGGCTCGATGGACGCCGGCAACATGCTCAAGCCGATGCTGGCCCGGGGCGAGCTGCGGATGGTCGGCGCGACCACCCTCGACGAGTACCGCGAGCACATCGAGAAGGACCCCGCCCTGGAGCGCCGCTTCCAGCCGGTGCTGGTCGGTGAGCCGACCATCGAGGACACCATCGGCATCCTGCGTGGCCTCAAGGAGCGGTACGAGGTGCACCACGGGGTACGGATCACCGACGCCGCCCTGGTCGCCGCCGCGTCCCTGTCGGACCGGTACATCACCGACCGGTTCCTGCCGGACAAGGCGATCGACCTGGTCGACGAGTCCGCCTCCCGGCTCCGGATGGAGATCGACTCCCGGCCGGTCGAGGTGGACGAGATCGAGCGGGCCGTCCGCCGGCTGGAGATCGAGGAGATGGCGCTGGCCAAGGAGCCCGACGAGGCCTCCGCCCAGCGGCTGGAGCGGCTGCGCAAGGAGCTGGCCGACAAGCGTGAGCAGCTCACCGCCCTCTCCGCGCGCTGGCAGACCGAGAAGGGGCACATCACCAGGCTCTCCACCGCCAAGGAGGAGCTGGAACGGCTCGGCGGCGAGGCCGAGCGGGCCGAACGCGACGGCGAGCTGGAACGCGCCGCCGAGCTGCGTTACGGCCGGATCCCGGCGCTCAAGGCCGACCTGGCCACCGCCGAGGAGGAGCTGGCCCGGTTGCAGGCCGACGGCGCGATGCTCAAGGAGGAGGTCGGCGCGGACGACATCGCCGCCGTGGTCGCCTCCTGGACCGGCATCCCGGCCGGCCGGCTGCTGGAGGGCGAGACCGCCAAGCTGCTGCGGATGGAGGAGTCGCTTACCGAGCGGGTCATCGGCCAGGCCGAGGCGGTCACCGCGGTCTCCGACGCGGTCCGGCGGGCCCGGGCCGGCATCGCCGACCCGGACCGCCCCACCGGCAGTTTCCTCTTCCTCGGCCCCACCGGTGTCGGCAAGACCGAGCTGGCCAAGGCGCTCGCCGGGTTCCTCTTCGACGACGAGCGGGCGATGGTCCGCATCGACATGAGCGAGTACGGCGAGAAGCACTCGGTGGCCCGCCTGGTCGGTGCCCCGCCCGGTTACGTCGGGTACGAGCAGGGCGGCCAGCTGACCGAGGCGGTGCGCCGCCGGCCGTACTCGGTGATCCTGCTCGACGAGGTGGAGAAGGCCCACCCGGACGTCTTCGACCTGCTGCTCCAGGTCCTCGACGACGGCCGGCTCACCGACGGTCAGGGTCGTACCGTGGACTTCCGCAACACGATCCTGATCCTCACCGCCAACCTCGGGTCGTCGGTGATCAGTGACCTGACGCTCGCCGACGAGCAGCGTCGGGAGGGGGTCCTGGCGGTGGTCCGGGCGCACTTCAAGCCGGAGTTCCTCAACCGCCTCGACGACATCGTGGTCTTCGCCGCTCTCCGGGGTGACGACCTGCGGGCCATCGTGGACATCCAGCTGGGACTGCTGGGCAGGCGCCTGGCGGACCGCCGGCTGACGCTGGAGGTCACCGACCCCGCCCGGGTGTGGCTGGCCGAGCACGGTTACGACCCGATCTACGGTGCCCGGCCGTTGCGTCGGCTGGTCCAGTCGGCGATCGGCGACCAGCTCGCCAAGGCCCTGCTCGCCGGCCGGATCCGGGACGGCGACACGGTCCAGGTCGACCTGGCCGACAGCAAGGACGCCCTGACCGTCACCGCCGCCTGA
- a CDS encoding VOC family protein — MRIQRIDHLVLTVTDLDRTVDFYTKGLGMRVETVDEGRRVLSFGGQRIHLHEAGREVDPKATRPTPGSGDLCLVTDSPLAEVREHLTGLGVTVELGPVRRTGAMGPMTSIYVRDPDDNLIEVASYRREPTAS; from the coding sequence ATGCGTATCCAACGGATCGACCATCTGGTGCTCACCGTGACGGACCTCGACCGGACGGTCGACTTCTACACGAAAGGGCTGGGCATGCGGGTGGAGACGGTCGACGAGGGGCGCCGGGTGCTCAGCTTCGGCGGACAGCGGATCCACCTGCACGAGGCGGGCCGGGAGGTCGACCCGAAGGCGACCCGCCCCACCCCGGGCAGCGGCGACCTCTGCCTGGTCACCGACTCGCCGCTGGCCGAGGTACGGGAGCACCTGACCGGCCTGGGCGTCACCGTCGAACTCGGACCGGTCCGACGTACCGGGGCGATGGGGCCGATGACCAGCATCTACGTCCGGGACCCGGACGACAACCTGATCGAGGTCGCCAGCTACCGCCGGGAGCCCACCGCGAGCTGA
- a CDS encoding DUF4178 domain-containing protein — protein MNGSVAYLVSAVGCLVGVAGLVIALVALQKSRSRPAPAPAAPADPFRDVDADALRGDPRRLRPGDIIDVRGRSWTVRGSIHLVEGSWSWAEHLLDDAGGVKRWLSVEEDPDLELVLWEAEPGATVTPGAPTIDFGGRRYNWDETGQARYTAVGTTGLDPTGTMRYHDYQGPGGARLSFEAYGDAGWEVARGELLHRGEVMIYPQGGPEKVN, from the coding sequence TTGAACGGTTCAGTCGCGTACCTGGTCTCGGCGGTCGGCTGTCTGGTCGGGGTGGCCGGGCTGGTGATCGCCCTGGTCGCACTCCAGAAGAGCAGGTCCCGGCCGGCACCGGCACCCGCCGCGCCCGCCGACCCGTTCCGGGACGTCGACGCCGACGCGCTGCGGGGCGACCCACGTCGGCTGCGCCCCGGCGACATCATCGACGTACGTGGCCGGTCCTGGACCGTGCGCGGCTCGATCCACCTCGTCGAGGGAAGCTGGAGCTGGGCCGAGCACCTGCTCGACGACGCCGGGGGCGTCAAGCGCTGGCTCTCCGTCGAGGAGGACCCCGACCTGGAGCTGGTGCTCTGGGAGGCCGAGCCGGGGGCCACCGTGACCCCGGGCGCGCCGACCATCGACTTCGGCGGTCGCCGCTACAACTGGGACGAGACCGGACAGGCCCGCTACACCGCCGTCGGCACCACCGGTCTCGACCCGACCGGCACCATGCGGTACCACGACTACCAGGGGCCCGGTGGCGCCCGGCTCTCCTTCGAGGCGTACGGCGACGCGGGCTGGGAGGTCGCCCGGGGTGAGCTGTTGCACCGCGGCGAGGTCATGATCTACCCGCAGGGCGGTCCGGAGAAGGTGAACTGA
- a CDS encoding DUF2617 family protein produces the protein MLVTLDTPYVDTSAADLSLALGDAERPALHVLDLVLPGPVELRLRLLGASHQVLLRTAGTELSETVACLPGRPPELPDAAYDEAAGHRFTASVLRLAPAELSARVAELRAELADDPYALVGVFGGDVDAVTALSVRRDPPAGAAGWRTWHAYPQTGELVLTETVVALR, from the coding sequence GTGCTGGTCACCCTGGACACCCCCTACGTCGACACCAGCGCCGCCGACCTGAGCCTGGCCCTCGGTGACGCCGAGCGACCCGCCCTGCACGTGCTCGACCTCGTCCTGCCCGGGCCGGTCGAGCTGCGGCTGCGCCTGCTCGGCGCCTCGCACCAGGTGCTGTTGCGCACGGCCGGCACCGAGCTGAGCGAGACCGTCGCCTGCCTGCCGGGCCGGCCGCCGGAGCTGCCCGACGCGGCGTACGACGAGGCGGCCGGTCACCGGTTCACCGCCTCGGTGCTCCGGCTGGCCCCGGCCGAGCTGAGCGCCCGGGTCGCCGAGCTGCGCGCTGAGCTCGCCGACGATCCGTACGCGCTGGTGGGTGTCTTCGGCGGGGACGTGGACGCGGTGACCGCGCTCTCGGTACGCCGGGATCCGCCGGCCGGGGCGGCCGGTTGGCGCACCTGGCACGCGTATCCCCAGACCGGCGAGCTGGTCCTGACCGAAACGGTGGTGGCACTGAGATGA
- a CDS encoding DUF4247 domain-containing protein, which yields MTYRRWFVMGVAVAMVGVLLAGFAIFYGNFSPRGFVEDRYNRAANRDIGREAIAYTSSRPPSAVAKEVTDAWQPADQYVDGSGVYLRYDDDSVVILPVAAGSVILLERLSTAYPRYHSTVGGGWGWGGGSTIRGGGPGSGK from the coding sequence ATGACGTACCGGCGGTGGTTCGTGATGGGGGTGGCCGTCGCGATGGTCGGCGTACTGCTTGCCGGGTTCGCCATCTTCTACGGCAACTTCTCCCCGCGCGGGTTCGTCGAGGACCGGTACAACCGGGCGGCGAACCGGGACATCGGCCGGGAGGCGATCGCCTACACCTCCAGCCGGCCACCGAGCGCGGTGGCCAAGGAGGTCACCGACGCCTGGCAGCCGGCCGACCAGTACGTCGACGGCAGTGGTGTCTACCTCCGTTACGACGACGACTCCGTGGTCATCCTGCCGGTCGCCGCCGGTTCGGTCATCCTGCTGGAGCGGCTCTCGACCGCGTACCCGCGCTACCACTCGACGGTCGGTGGGGGTTGGGGTTGGGGCGGCGGCAGCACCATTCGGGGCGGCGGCCCCGGCAGCGGCAAGTGA